A genomic stretch from Leptotrichia sp. HSP-536 includes:
- a CDS encoding tetratricopeptide repeat protein, protein MYIEELLKEADKAMENYKYEDALVYLKSVLEIDESNYSALMTLSKIYSDFGMFEEAREYAEKLQKKYPDSRDTLFTLGFVYQSLGRLKKAIALYKKFLEIEKNYFVYLNMGMCYALLKYYRKAIENIDKAIEMEPESSEAYIEKGDCLTMMGKYNEAISEYEKLLNSKFNQVEEFSLYARMGDTMAYANDIKAVIKYYNIAINCENVEDYIFEDYFEILFRAEEFEEIKLLLLNYENATYENKRLSRIKMLNLQGRFFVKTEDYENAQKVCDKMIILEPENIRHYVNLVYVLELQHKYDEALEYVAKMSKFTEDKEFLKELKKRLRKNKRKFEKENEKSLENKEK, encoded by the coding sequence ATGTATATAGAAGAATTATTAAAAGAAGCGGATAAAGCGATGGAAAATTACAAGTACGAAGATGCGCTTGTGTATTTGAAGTCAGTACTTGAAATTGATGAAAGTAACTATTCGGCACTTATGACACTTTCCAAAATTTATTCAGACTTTGGAATGTTTGAGGAAGCGAGGGAATATGCAGAAAAATTGCAGAAAAAGTATCCTGACAGCAGGGATACGCTTTTTACGTTGGGATTTGTTTATCAGTCGCTTGGAAGACTGAAAAAGGCGATTGCACTTTATAAAAAATTTCTGGAAATAGAAAAAAACTATTTTGTGTATCTGAATATGGGAATGTGTTATGCTTTGTTAAAGTATTATAGAAAGGCGATAGAAAATATTGACAAGGCGATAGAAATGGAGCCTGAAAGCTCAGAAGCATATATTGAGAAAGGCGACTGCCTTACAATGATGGGTAAATATAACGAGGCAATTTCTGAATACGAAAAACTTTTAAACTCGAAATTTAATCAAGTGGAGGAATTTTCACTTTACGCACGAATGGGCGATACAATGGCATATGCAAATGATATAAAGGCGGTTATAAAATATTACAATATCGCTATAAATTGTGAAAATGTGGAAGATTATATATTTGAGGATTATTTTGAAATATTGTTTAGAGCAGAGGAGTTTGAGGAAATAAAACTTCTGCTTTTAAATTATGAGAATGCTACATATGAGAATAAAAGGCTTTCAAGAATAAAAATGCTAAATTTGCAAGGAAGATTTTTTGTGAAAACGGAAGATTATGAAAATGCACAGAAGGTTTGTGATAAAATGATTATTTTAGAACCTGAAAATATTCGCCATTATGTGAATTTGGTATACGTGCTGGAATTACAGCATAAATATGACGAAGCACTTGAATATGTGGCTAAAATGTCTAAATTTACAGAAGATAAGGAATTTTTGAAGGAACTGAAAAAGAGATTGAGAAAAAATAAGAGAAAATTTGAAAAAGAAAATGAAAAAAGTTTAGAAAATAAAGAAAAGTAA
- the mnmG gene encoding tRNA uridine-5-carboxymethylaminomethyl(34) synthesis enzyme MnmG: MKNYDIIVVGAGHAGVEAALAAARHGLKTALFTIYLDNIAMMSCNPSVGGPGKSHLVSELGMLGGEMARHIDNYNLQLKNLNHTKGLASRITRAQADKYWYRVKMREIIEKQENLDLVQGIVVDLIVKNKKVMGVEDNLGIKYGAKAVVLCTGTFLGGEYVMGDVKYSSGRQGETASVDLPDRLVEYGFELDRYQTATPPRIAKSSIDFSKTEELKGEDKPRYFSYETKKEYNLTLPTWLTFTTPETIRVGQEMLKYSPIVTGIVSTKGPRHCPSLDRKIMNFPEKTNHQIFLEQESVESDEIYINGFTTAMPPFAQEAMLKTIRGLENAKIVRYGYAVEYNFVPAYQLKLTLETKVLDGLYTAGTINGTSGYEEAACQGFMAGVNAARKILGKKEIVIDRSEGYIGVLIDDIINKKTPEPYRVLPSRAEYRLTLRQDNIFIRLLEKAKEIGLLNAEKLTELENTCQEIENEVERLKGITVYPTKENNEKLLEIVEKQNQSESAEIEKNSKNSMNSPVSAFEFLARKEINYDNLSEFVETVELSDLAKEQVEINAKYNVFIEREKAQIEKFKKLEKMIIPKDFDYESVKGLSNIAISGLMYGQPETIGQASRISGVTYNDISLLIAILKN, from the coding sequence ATGAAAAATTATGACATAATTGTTGTTGGAGCGGGACATGCTGGGGTGGAAGCTGCACTTGCTGCGGCAAGACATGGATTGAAAACAGCATTATTTACAATATATCTTGACAATATTGCAATGATGTCGTGTAATCCGTCGGTTGGAGGTCCGGGAAAAAGCCATCTGGTGTCGGAACTTGGAATGCTTGGTGGAGAAATGGCAAGGCATATTGACAATTACAATTTGCAGTTAAAGAACTTGAATCATACGAAGGGGCTTGCTTCACGAATTACAAGGGCTCAAGCCGATAAATACTGGTACAGGGTTAAAATGAGGGAAATTATTGAAAAGCAGGAAAATCTGGATTTGGTACAAGGAATTGTTGTGGATTTGATTGTGAAAAATAAAAAGGTTATGGGAGTTGAAGACAATCTTGGGATAAAATATGGAGCAAAGGCTGTTGTTTTATGTACAGGGACTTTTTTAGGCGGAGAATATGTTATGGGGGATGTAAAATATTCGTCAGGACGGCAAGGAGAGACTGCGAGTGTAGATTTGCCTGATAGACTAGTGGAATATGGCTTTGAACTGGATAGATACCAGACTGCCACTCCTCCGAGAATTGCCAAATCTTCAATCGATTTTTCAAAAACGGAAGAATTAAAGGGAGAAGACAAGCCACGATATTTTTCTTACGAAACAAAAAAAGAATATAATTTGACTTTGCCAACTTGGCTTACATTCACAACACCTGAAACAATAAGAGTGGGACAGGAAATGCTTAAATATTCACCGATTGTTACAGGAATTGTAAGTACGAAAGGTCCACGGCATTGCCCTTCTCTTGACAGAAAGATTATGAACTTTCCAGAAAAGACAAATCATCAGATATTTTTGGAGCAGGAATCTGTGGAATCTGACGAGATTTACATAAACGGATTTACAACAGCAATGCCGCCATTTGCACAAGAAGCGATGTTAAAGACAATAAGAGGGCTTGAAAATGCTAAAATTGTACGTTACGGGTATGCGGTGGAATATAACTTTGTACCTGCGTATCAGTTAAAATTAACTCTTGAAACAAAAGTTCTGGATGGGCTTTATACAGCGGGAACGATTAATGGAACGAGCGGATATGAAGAGGCTGCCTGTCAAGGCTTTATGGCGGGAGTGAATGCTGCGAGAAAAATTTTAGGGAAAAAGGAAATTGTGATTGACAGAAGTGAGGGATATATCGGTGTTTTGATAGACGACATAATAAATAAAAAAACACCAGAGCCTTATCGTGTATTGCCTTCAAGAGCTGAATACAGGCTAACTTTACGTCAAGATAATATTTTTATAAGACTTTTGGAAAAAGCAAAGGAAATTGGGCTATTAAATGCTGAAAAATTGACAGAACTTGAAAATACGTGTCAGGAAATTGAAAATGAAGTTGAAAGATTGAAAGGAATTACGGTTTATCCGACTAAGGAAAATAATGAAAAATTACTTGAAATTGTAGAAAAACAAAATCAATCTGAAAGTGCGGAAATTGAAAAAAATAGTAAAAATAGTATGAACAGCCCTGTTTCAGCCTTTGAATTTCTTGCGAGAAAAGAAATTAACTATGATAATTTAAGTGAATTTGTAGAAACTGTGGAATTGTCGGATTTAGCGAAGGAACAAGTAGAAATAAATGCGAAATATAACGTATTTATTGAAAGAGAAAAGGCACAGATTGAGAAATTTAAGAAATTGGAAAAAATGATAATTCCAAAGGACTTTGACTATGAAAGTGTAAAAGGGCTTAGTAATATCGCTATTTCTGGCCTTATGTATGGACAGCCTGAAACAATTGGACAGGCGAGCAGAATTAGTGGGGTTACTTATAATGATATTTCGCTTTTAATTGCGATTTTGAAGAATTGA
- a CDS encoding MATE family efflux transporter yields MEKTIKEKNSLADNKKMRFATESILKLLVSLAVPAIIANLVNALYNVVDQIFIGQKIGFLGNAATNVAFPLTTICLAIGLMIGVGAATNFNLELGRKRPKRAKSVAGTAVTMLLLGGIVLCILINIFLRPMLTAFGATNQIFDYAIEYTQITSLGIPFLLFAIGANPLVRADGNSFYSMLAIVVGSLVNTILDPLFMFGFDMGMDGAAWATVIGQFVSAIILALYFFRFKSVKFELKDFKIKIREIGILFALGTSPFIFQCSALIIQIVTNNLLKIYGAKSIYGSEIPIAVAGIVMKINVIFIAIVLGLTQGAQPIAGFNYGAKKFKRVREILNLTLKVAFVISLVAFAIFQFFPVQIISIFGSGSELYFKYGTKYMRVFLFFIFLNGVQGAITMFLTSIGRAFQGAFLSLVRQIISLLPLLIILPYFMGVDGIMFAFPLADLAAFIVSVIVLRREMKKIPLENEED; encoded by the coding sequence ATGGAAAAAACTATAAAGGAAAAAAACAGCTTAGCAGATAACAAAAAAATGAGATTTGCTACAGAATCAATCCTGAAATTGCTAGTTTCACTTGCAGTGCCAGCAATCATCGCCAATCTTGTAAATGCGCTTTACAATGTTGTAGACCAGATTTTTATTGGACAAAAAATTGGATTTTTGGGAAATGCGGCTACGAATGTGGCTTTTCCGCTTACGACAATTTGCCTTGCGATTGGGCTTATGATAGGAGTTGGAGCTGCGACGAACTTTAATTTGGAATTGGGAAGAAAACGTCCAAAAAGGGCAAAAAGTGTGGCTGGAACGGCGGTAACAATGTTACTTTTAGGCGGAATTGTCCTATGCATATTGATTAATATTTTTTTAAGACCGATGTTAACAGCATTTGGTGCTACAAATCAGATTTTTGATTATGCAATTGAATATACTCAGATTACATCTTTAGGAATACCATTTTTATTATTTGCAATAGGAGCAAATCCTTTGGTAAGAGCTGATGGAAATTCCTTTTATTCAATGCTTGCGATAGTTGTTGGATCACTTGTAAATACTATATTAGATCCATTATTTATGTTTGGATTTGATATGGGAATGGATGGTGCGGCTTGGGCAACTGTGATTGGGCAGTTTGTTTCGGCAATTATTTTGGCTTTGTATTTTTTCAGGTTTAAAAGCGTAAAATTTGAATTAAAGGATTTTAAAATAAAAATACGGGAAATAGGAATTTTATTTGCATTGGGAACATCGCCTTTTATTTTTCAATGTTCTGCTTTAATTATTCAAATTGTAACAAATAATCTGCTAAAGATATACGGGGCAAAATCCATTTATGGAAGTGAAATTCCAATTGCTGTTGCTGGAATCGTTATGAAAATAAATGTTATATTTATAGCAATTGTATTGGGACTGACACAGGGGGCGCAGCCTATCGCAGGATTTAATTATGGAGCGAAAAAATTTAAGAGAGTTCGGGAAATACTGAATTTGACGTTAAAAGTGGCATTTGTTATTTCATTAGTGGCATTTGCAATATTTCAATTTTTCCCAGTTCAGATAATTTCCATTTTTGGTAGCGGAAGTGAACTTTACTTTAAATACGGAACAAAATACATGCGAGTATTTCTATTTTTCATATTCCTAAACGGTGTGCAAGGTGCAATTACAATGTTTTTGACATCAATTGGAAGGGCGTTTCAAGGGGCTTTTCTGTCACTCGTAAGACAAATTATATCACTGTTGCCGCTGCTTATAATTTTACCGTACTTTATGGGAGTTGATGGAATTATGTTCGCATTTCCATTGGCGGATTTGGCGGCATTTATTGTATCGGTAATTGTTTTGAGAAGGGAAATGAAAAAAATACCTTTGGAAAATGAAGAAGATTAG
- a CDS encoding RluA family pseudouridine synthase, protein MKKFRIEKEHQRMKISQYLREVQNYSGRSLRNVEVFLNGKQVRLTKKLPSHGNLRVVEKKKGTDIKPIKLPLDIIFEDEDILVVNKEPFLLTHPTQKKADFTLANGVVNHFMEKYGEVRVPRFYNRLDMNTSGLIIIAKNSFAQAFLQNFSIFEKKYLAIVNGIIDDKEIARINEELAKDGEKHKIQDLEKENLKSEVEKINFGKVKKYEEIEKIESNLNVENEDSKIAENTNFDNKDNNLNLANKSNFENENLKENKTKIIIERRIFRDGKNLERIIGTRGQYAKTAIKVLKVYPEKNVTLVECELFTGRTHQIRVHLKSIGHTIVGDELYGKGLNKELGINRQFLHAYKVKFIHPALKKELELEIPMFKDMKEFLENK, encoded by the coding sequence ATGAAAAAATTTAGGATTGAAAAGGAACATCAGAGAATGAAAATTTCCCAGTATTTAAGGGAAGTCCAAAATTATTCGGGAAGAAGCCTGAGAAATGTGGAAGTTTTTCTGAATGGAAAGCAAGTGAGACTTACCAAAAAATTGCCTTCTCACGGAAATCTGAGAGTTGTGGAAAAGAAGAAAGGTACAGATATTAAACCGATTAAACTGCCACTTGATATTATTTTTGAGGATGAGGATATTTTGGTTGTAAATAAAGAGCCATTTTTGCTGACACATCCGACACAGAAAAAAGCAGATTTTACGCTTGCAAATGGGGTAGTAAATCATTTTATGGAAAAATATGGTGAAGTTCGAGTGCCACGATTTTACAACAGGCTGGATATGAATACATCTGGACTGATTATTATTGCGAAAAATAGCTTTGCACAGGCATTTTTACAAAACTTTTCAATATTTGAGAAAAAATATCTAGCGATTGTGAATGGAATTATCGATGATAAGGAAATTGCAAGAATCAATGAAGAACTTGCAAAAGATGGAGAAAAGCATAAAATTCAGGATTTGGAAAAGGAAAATTTAAAATCCGAAGTTGAAAAAATTAATTTTGGAAAAGTGAAAAAATACGAAGAAATTGAGAAAATTGAAAGCAATTTAAATGTTGAAAATGAAGATAGTAAAATTGCAGAAAATACAAATTTTGACAATAAAGATAATAATTTAAATTTAGCAAATAAAAGCAATTTTGAAAATGAGAATTTGAAAGAAAATAAAACGAAAATTATTATTGAAAGACGAATTTTTCGGGATGGGAAAAATCTGGAAAGAATAATTGGCACGCGTGGACAATATGCAAAAACAGCAATAAAAGTGCTGAAAGTTTATCCTGAAAAAAATGTAACGCTGGTAGAATGTGAGCTGTTTACAGGCAGAACTCACCAAATCCGTGTTCATTTAAAATCCATCGGACACACAATCGTTGGAGATGAGCTTTACGGAAAGGGATTGAACAAGGAATTAGGCATAAATAGGCAATTTCTGCATGCATATAAAGTAAAATTTATCCATCCTGCATTGAAGAAGGAACTAGAGCTGGAAATACCGATGTTTAAAGATATGAAGGAATTTCTGGAAAATAAATAA
- a CDS encoding MATE family efflux transporter, protein MMDIIFAIGITIFVYLFSKNMIHLMSGSESEIVLHNGSTYLKIASPFFTILGILFNLRYALQALGEKLIPLVSSVIEFFGKIIFVIFVVPKLGYFGVMICEPLIWIVMVGQLAWAFYGNRYVRSYKKVKE, encoded by the coding sequence ATGATGGATATAATTTTTGCAATCGGAATCACAATTTTTGTATATTTATTTTCTAAAAACATGATTCATCTGATGTCAGGCTCCGAATCTGAAATCGTTCTCCACAACGGCTCAACCTACCTAAAAATCGCCTCTCCATTTTTCACAATACTAGGAATCCTCTTTAACTTGCGATACGCTTTACAGGCTCTTGGAGAGAAATTAATCCCTCTTGTTTCCAGCGTAATAGAATTTTTTGGGAAAATAATCTTTGTAATTTTTGTCGTGCCGAAATTGGGGTATTTTGGAGTAATGATTTGCGAGCCGTTGATTTGGATTGTGATGGTGGGTCAGTTGGCTTGGGCGTTTTATGGGAATAGGTATGTGAGGAGTTATAAAAAAGTGAAGGAGTAA
- a CDS encoding SDR family NAD(P)-dependent oxidoreductase, producing MKTKYTVITGASSGIGRAVALKFAERNKNLILIARKKNLLKDLKSEILKKNPNLDVLVIDFDLTDVDKIPELYSKLKNYHIETLINNAGFGMYGDVKEQSLNKISDMLHLNVETLTLLSSLYVQDYHNEKGSQLINISSAGGYTIVPNAIVYCATKFYVNAFTEGLALELKQNNAQLKVKVLAPAATKTNFGNVATGKTDFNYDKSYPNYHTAEEMADFLIQLYESDKTVGYISRETFEFNLSDGFFQNAFSSKNNVKF from the coding sequence ATGAAAACAAAATATACTGTTATAACAGGAGCAAGTTCGGGAATAGGTAGAGCTGTGGCTCTAAAATTTGCAGAAAGAAATAAAAATCTTATTCTGATTGCACGAAAAAAGAATTTACTAAAAGACTTAAAAAGCGAAATTTTGAAGAAAAATCCTAATTTGGATGTTCTTGTAATAGATTTTGACTTAACCGATGTCGATAAAATTCCTGAACTATATTCAAAATTAAAAAATTATCACATTGAAACTTTAATAAACAATGCAGGTTTTGGAATGTATGGCGATGTAAAAGAGCAGTCTTTAAATAAAATTTCAGATATGCTTCATCTCAATGTAGAGACATTAACTTTGCTATCTTCTTTATACGTCCAAGATTACCACAACGAAAAAGGCTCTCAATTAATCAATATCTCCTCAGCAGGAGGCTACACAATCGTCCCAAACGCAATTGTCTACTGTGCCACAAAATTTTACGTAAACGCCTTCACAGAAGGACTCGCACTAGAATTAAAGCAAAATAATGCCCAATTAAAAGTAAAAGTCCTAGCCCCCGCTGCTACAAAAACTAACTTTGGAAATGTCGCAACTGGTAAAACTGATTTTAATTATGATAAATCTTATCCAAACTACCACACAGCCGAAGAAATGGCAGATTTTCTCATTCAACTTTATGAAAGCGACAAAACCGTCGGTTACATCAGCCGTGAAACTTTCGAATTTAACTTGTCCGATGGATTTTTTCAAAATGCGTTTAGTTCTAAAAATAATGTGAAATTTTAA
- a CDS encoding MerR family transcriptional regulator, whose product MKKNEQKIMQIKEFSEKTGLTPYTIRFYEKKELFRVKRDKKNRRIYDETDIEWIKMLKRLKDMGMKLSEIKKYSDLRYEGNGTIKERMKILTNHKKYVNIEIEKWQKYLQNLDDKLEIYESFLKSISEK is encoded by the coding sequence ATGAAAAAGAATGAACAAAAAATAATGCAAATAAAGGAATTTTCAGAAAAAACAGGCTTAACTCCATACACAATAAGGTTTTATGAAAAAAAGGAGCTGTTTCGTGTAAAAAGAGACAAAAAGAATAGAAGAATATATGATGAAACTGATATTGAATGGATAAAAATGTTAAAAAGATTAAAAGACATGGGAATGAAATTAAGTGAAATTAAGAAATATTCAGATTTACGATATGAAGGGAACGGAACGATAAAAGAAAGAATGAAAATTTTGACAAATCATAAAAAATATGTAAATATAGAAATTGAAAAGTGGCAAAAATATTTACAAAATCTTGATGATAAACTTGAGATTTATGAGAGTTTTTTAAAAAGTATTTCTGAAAAATAA
- a CDS encoding endonuclease — protein sequence MLTDTNITWGFVLLSPFIIPILILLTFWFFVSKRKFNFLIAFTILSLLFVRYLRFPYDTVNRNSELEVSQNFLIKRTLSSDSEHEVYKLVDKTKPEDLILYLNGLAKINNTWVGYIEETDSYEGKYGVKPETYFWINGNKIEYNLDEKTLEKRLGLKEIKLQDAEHFVDKFGSKKEILYQYQLDKTGDLDENISLNSELSKKLETKYKKDRAFYLMFWSVMLLMEIIYLFIKNRKITKSNKD from the coding sequence ATGCTTACAGATACAAATATAACTTGGGGATTTGTCTTGTTATCCCCTTTTATAATTCCAATATTAATTTTATTAACTTTCTGGTTTTTTGTTTCAAAACGAAAGTTTAATTTTCTTATCGCATTTACAATTTTATCATTATTATTTGTTAGGTATCTTCGTTTTCCCTATGATACAGTTAACCGTAACAGTGAACTCGAAGTATCACAAAATTTTTTGATAAAAAGAACTTTGAGTTCAGATTCAGAGCATGAAGTTTATAAACTTGTTGATAAGACGAAGCCTGAAGATTTGATTTTGTATTTAAATGGATTAGCTAAAATTAATAATACTTGGGTTGGTTATATAGAAGAAACAGATTCTTACGAAGGAAAATATGGTGTCAAACCAGAAACATATTTTTGGATTAACGGTAATAAGATTGAGTATAACTTAGATGAGAAAACTTTAGAAAAAAGATTAGGTTTAAAAGAAATAAAATTACAGGATGCAGAGCACTTTGTTGATAAATTTGGAAGTAAAAAAGAAATTCTGTATCAATATCAATTAGATAAAACAGGAGATTTAGATGAAAATATTTCTTTAAATTCAGAATTAAGCAAGAAATTGGAAACAAAGTATAAAAAAGACAGAGCATTCTATTTGATGTTTTGGAGTGTAATGTTGCTTATGGAAATTATTTATCTGTTTATAAAAAATAGAAAAATTACAAAAAGTAATAAAGATTAG
- a CDS encoding MerT protein: MEKNENKFMSKAKGFLVLVLFTVIYFFFQKTIYPALAFLFWLVFAMPLAGIILNALEFLHLPQVAMTTIAVVISGIALIIVLMLVFYLGYLCSKFLKKMDKTVLGSVMIAILIYFLYKVFTETDESTAMFAPTAREIHIFCTTSHIFYTVGVFFSDKVKKVLDRMKSKRKK; the protein is encoded by the coding sequence ATGGAAAAAAATGAAAATAAATTTATGTCGAAAGCGAAAGGTTTTTTAGTATTAGTTTTATTTACAGTAATTTACTTTTTCTTTCAGAAAACAATATATCCAGCATTGGCATTTTTGTTCTGGCTGGTTTTTGCGATGCCGTTAGCAGGAATTATTCTTAATGCTCTGGAATTTTTACATCTTCCGCAAGTGGCTATGACCACTATTGCTGTTGTAATTTCGGGAATTGCTTTAATAATAGTTCTTATGCTTGTGTTTTACTTAGGATATTTGTGCAGTAAATTTTTGAAAAAAATGGATAAAACTGTATTAGGCAGTGTAATGATAGCAATTTTAATTTATTTTTTGTATAAAGTTTTTACAGAAACAGATGAAAGTACAGCAATGTTTGCGCCGACAGCACGGGAAATACATATTTTCTGTACAACATCACATATTTTTTACACAGTTGGAGTATTTTTTAGTGATAAAGTCAAGAAAGTTTTGGACAGAATGAAATCTAAAAGAAAAAAATAA
- a CDS encoding sodium:proton symporter: protein MKKNTNKLVRKPNNFLGLILFAIIYFLVQNVIYPLLGFLFWFSFTLIFGGIADALGILKIKEIQVILTYLFYCVCLVILSGFMCYLGYLCKDFLGKMNKIGLNTVMIVILIYFLYKIVAGDQNSIIDALIDEKKYIFCTIFHILYIMGAFHSDKVKKVLDRIKFKRKK from the coding sequence ATGAAAAAAAATACAAATAAACTTGTGAGAAAACCGAATAATTTTTTAGGATTAATTTTATTTGCGATAATTTATTTTTTAGTTCAGAATGTGATATATCCGCTATTAGGATTTTTATTCTGGTTTTCTTTCACGCTGATTTTTGGAGGAATAGCAGATGCTTTGGGAATTTTAAAAATAAAAGAAATTCAAGTTATTTTAACTTATCTATTTTATTGTGTTTGTTTGGTAATATTATCTGGATTTATGTGTTATTTAGGATATTTATGTAAAGATTTTCTAGGAAAAATGAATAAAATAGGATTAAATACCGTAATGATTGTAATATTGATTTATTTTTTGTACAAAATTGTTGCTGGAGATCAAAATTCAATAATTGATGCTTTAATAGATGAGAAAAAGTATATATTTTGTACTATATTTCATATTTTGTATATAATGGGAGCATTTCATAGCGATAAAGTTAAGAAAGTATTAGACAGAATAAAATTTAAAAGAAAAAAATAA
- a CDS encoding sodium:proton symporter encodes MKKNTDKLMTKQNNPLGLILFTIIYFLVQSAIYPVLAYLFWFIFTLFSTGVLLEVPEQILKIFVIVFSLFCLIIILGIMYFLGYLCKRFLKKMNKKALILVMLVIFIYFVFRAIFENEYSSIMSRLTNGRKYIFCILSHVSFVIGVFYSDKVKKVLDRIKFKRKK; translated from the coding sequence ATGAAAAAAAATACAGACAAACTTATGACGAAACAGAATAATCCTTTAGGATTAATTTTATTTACAATAATTTATTTTTTAGTTCAGTCAGCAATATATCCAGTGTTGGCATATTTGTTTTGGTTTATTTTTACATTATTTTCTACTGGGGTTTTGTTGGAAGTTCCAGAGCAGATTTTGAAGATTTTTGTAATTGTGTTTTCGTTGTTTTGCTTGATAATAATATTGGGAATTATGTACTTCTTAGGATATTTGTGCAAAAGATTTCTAAAAAAAATGAATAAAAAAGCATTAATTTTGGTGATGCTTGTAATATTTATTTATTTTGTGTTTAGGGCTATTTTTGAAAATGAATATAGTTCGATAATGTCTCGTTTGACAAATGGGAGAAAATATATATTTTGTATATTATCGCATGTTTCATTTGTAATTGGAGTATTTTATAGCGATAAAGTTAAGAAAGTATTAGACAGAATAAAATTTAAAAGAAAAAAATAA
- a CDS encoding sodium:proton symporter, with protein MKKNTNKLVRKPNNFLGLILFTIIYIFLQKIISAAFFLFLMAFMISYGNTIEILMIPLIIALAFVYYFGYLSKDFFQKINKLFISGVMIIILLYFIYKIFNNNEFEAGQTTVYIFCTMSHISFVIGVFYSDKVKKILDRIKFKRK; from the coding sequence ATGAAAAAAAATACAAATAAACTTGTGAGAAAACCGAATAATTTTTTAGGATTAATTTTATTTACGATAATTTATATTTTTCTTCAAAAAATTATATCAGCAGCTTTTTTTCTATTTTTAATGGCTTTTATGATTTCTTATGGAAATACAATTGAAATATTGATGATTCCCTTGATAATAGCGCTTGCATTTGTGTATTATTTTGGATATTTGAGTAAAGATTTTTTTCAAAAAATAAATAAATTATTTATAAGTGGTGTGATGATTATAATTTTACTTTACTTTATATATAAAATTTTTAATAATAATGAATTTGAGGCGGGACAGACAACAGTCTATATTTTTTGTACAATGTCGCATATTTCATTTGTAATTGGAGTATTTTACAGCGATAAAGTTAAGAAAATATTAGATAGAATAAAATTTAAAAGAAAATAA